A stretch of the Chanos chanos chromosome 1, fChaCha1.1, whole genome shotgun sequence genome encodes the following:
- the tmpoa gene encoding thymopoietin a, protein MSEFLEDPSVLTKDKLKSALQANNVPLPNGDQRKDVYVQLYLKNLTAQNKKNPSPDAFSSDEELPAPVVSNKSRSGRKATKKTDKPRPEDVDVMELTNEDLRDQLLKYGVKTGPILASTRKVYEKKLQKLLDQGPPEEVVLLAESTKADSNQNGNTDSDQYSDKEEDPAPEPQPEPEPEPEPEPVPVTARPLRSRGKTPVTTRNRSSQHNRVEKVSAGDHSSSVIEKDILKEMFPNEISTPTGITATRRPPIRGAAGRPISDAWLEESRVLLTGLRETSFTHSESRSVPHLATSRPTAPPSEPRRARRWCSVWVQLLLFSVLAGFLFLVYQAMETNELNPFNSLGIIISSSSDSAGETSK, encoded by the exons ATGTCGGAATTTCTGGAAGATCCGTCCGTCCTTACTAAAGATAAGCTTAAAAGTGCACTCCAGGCGAACAACGTTCCTCTGCCGAATGGGGACCAGAGGAAAGACGTTTACGTGCAGCTGTATTTGAAAAATTTGACCGCGCAAAACAAGAAGAACCCCTCACCAGATGCCTTTTCCAGCGACGAGGAATTGCCAGCCCCCGTGGTCTCCAACAAAAGTCGCTCTGGGCGG AAAGCCACAAAGAAGACTGACAAGCCACGGCCAGAGGATGTGGATGTCATGGAGCTGACCAATGAGGACCTGAGAGATCAGCTCCTGAAATACGGAGTGAAAACTGGTCCCATCTTAG CATCTACCCGTAAAGTGTACGAGAAGAAACTGCAGAAGTTGTTGGATCAAGGTCCTCCTGAGGAGGTGGTTCTATTGGCTGAGTCCACTAAAGCAGACAGCAACCAGAATGGCAACACCGATTCAGACCAGTACAGCGACAAGGAAGAAG ACCCTGCTCCAGAGCCACAGCCTGAGCCAGAACCAGAACCCGAGCCAGAACCCGTACCTGTAACGGCAAGACCGCTGAGGAGCAGAGGGAAGACCCCAGTCACCACCAGAAACCGCAGCAGCCAGCACAACAGG GTGGAGAAGGTTTCTGCTGGCGATCACAGCTCCAGCGTCATTGAGAAGGATATATTGAAAGAGATGTTTCCTAATGAGATCAGTACCCCCACTGGGATCAC TGCCACGCGTCGGCCCCCAATCCGTGGAGCAGCGGGCCGGCCCATCAGCGATGCTTGGTTAGAAGAGTCACGCGTGTTACTCACAGGGCTCAGGGAAACAAGCTTCACCCACTCAGAGAGCCGCTCTGTGCCTCACTTGGCCACATCCCGCCCCACAGCGCCCCCTAGTGAGCCGAGGCGAGCGCGCCGCTGGTGCTCTGTGTGGGTGCAGCTGTTGCTGTTTAGCGTTCTCGCTGGCTTCCTGTTCTTGGTGTACCAGGCCATGGAGACGAACGAGCTCAACCCCTTCAACAGCCTGGgcatcatcatcagcagcagcagcgacAGTGCAGGCGAAACCAGCAAAtga
- the strap gene encoding serine-threonine kinase receptor-associated protein gives MAMRQTPLTCSGHTRPVVDLAFSGITPYGYFLISACKDGKPMLRQGDTGDWIGTFLGHKGAVWGATLNKEATKAATAAADFTAKVWDAVSGDEILSLAHKHIVKSVNFTQDSNCLLTGGNDKVLRIYDLSKPEAEPQEIAGHTSAIKKALWCNNDQQILSASEDKTIRLWDRNTKEAVKTLSFEASVSSMEYIADGEILVITYGRTIAFYNAHSLDLIKTVDAPASIHSASLHPDKDFFVAGGDDFKLYKYDYSTKEEMESYKGHFGPVHCVRFSPDGELYASGSEDGTLRLWQTAVGKTYGLWKCVLPEELSSENSDALYCPPPEIKA, from the exons ATGGCAATGAGACAGACCCCTCTCACCTGCTCTGGGCACACTAGACCTGTTGTGGATCTGGCTTTCAGTGGAATAACTCCATATGGATATTTCCTCATCAGTGCTTGCAAAG ATGGCAAACCCATGTTGCGCCAGGGAGACACAGGGGACTGGATTGGGACGTTCCTGGGTCACAAGGGTGCTGTCTGGGGTGCCACTTTAAACAAAGAAGCCACAAAGGCAGCCACTGCTGCTGCAGATTTCACAGC AAAGGTATGGGATGCTGTGTCTGGGGATGAAATCCTCTCTTTGGCTCACAAGCATATTGTCAAGTCTGTGAATTTCACCCAG GACAGTAATTGCCTGCTGACAGGGGGTAATGACAAAGTACTACGCATTTATGACCTCAGCAAGCCTGAAGCAG AGCCTCAGGAGATTGCTGGCCACACGTCTGCCATTAAAAAAGCCCTTTGGTGCAACAATGACCAGCAGATTCTCTCAGCCTCTGAAGACAAAACTATACG CCTGTGGGACAGGAACACCAAAGAGGCAGTGAAGACACTCTCGTTCGAGGCATCTGTCAGCAGCATGGAGTACATTGCTGATGGAGAGATTCTTGTCATTACCTATGGAAGGACCATTGCTTTTTACAATGCTCACAG TCTTGATCTGATTAAGACTGTGGATGCTCCTGCCTCCAtccactctgcctctctgcacCCAGACAAAGACTTCTTTGTGGCTGGTGGAGATGACTTCAAGCTATATAAATATGATTACAGCACCAAAGAGGAAATGG AGTCGTATAAGGGCCACTTTGGGCCAGTGCACTGTGTGCGCTTTAGCCCGGATGGCGAGCTGTATGCTAGTGGCTCAGAGGACGGCACCCTCAGGCTGTGGCAGACTGCAGTGGGTAAAACCTATGGCTTGTGGAAGTGCGTTCTGCCTG aggAGCTCTCCTCTGAGAACTCAGATGCGCTCTATTGTCCTCCACCTGAAATCAAAGCCTGA